The following proteins are co-located in the Patescibacteria group bacterium genome:
- a CDS encoding replication-associated recombination protein A — protein MDLFDVQLKTKLPSTPLAERMRPQTLEDFEGQMAIIGEGKYLRTMIERDNLPSLIFWGPPGVGKTTLAQIIAKMTKARFLPLSAVSGGVKDVRDILKDAEERRKFYGERTILFVDEIHRFNKSQQDAFLPAVEKGIITLIGATTENPSFEVNSALLSRARVVVLERLGEKELSAVIRRAITDKESGLGNEPIAMDDEAVQALALLANGDARNALNTLEIAAKISPLVDNAIHITKDVLSEALQKTHLLYDRTGEEHYNIISALHKSMRGNDADAALYWLGRMLEAGEDPLYVARRLVRFAAEDVGLADPAALVQAVAAYQASHLLGLPECNVVLAQCVAYLAKAPKSNALYEAYGAVQQDIRDLPNEPVPLHIRNAPTKLMKNLGYGKDYKYTPAFKNKEDAKQEFLPVKLQGKKYLK, from the coding sequence ATGGATCTCTTTGACGTGCAGCTCAAAACCAAACTCCCGAGTACTCCCCTTGCGGAACGCATGCGTCCGCAGACGCTTGAAGACTTTGAAGGTCAGATGGCGATTATTGGCGAAGGAAAATATTTGCGCACCATGATTGAGCGAGACAATCTCCCCTCGCTTATTTTTTGGGGACCGCCGGGAGTAGGAAAAACTACACTCGCCCAGATCATTGCAAAAATGACAAAAGCGCGTTTTCTTCCGTTAAGCGCAGTCTCTGGCGGGGTGAAAGATGTACGAGATATTCTCAAAGACGCAGAAGAACGCCGAAAGTTTTATGGCGAACGGACCATTCTCTTCGTCGACGAAATCCATCGCTTCAATAAATCGCAACAGGATGCATTTTTGCCCGCGGTCGAAAAAGGAATTATCACGCTCATCGGCGCCACCACGGAAAATCCGTCTTTCGAGGTGAACTCCGCGCTTCTCTCGCGTGCCCGCGTTGTGGTGCTCGAACGTTTAGGGGAAAAAGAACTCTCTGCAGTAATCCGTCGAGCCATCACAGACAAGGAGTCAGGACTCGGGAATGAGCCCATCGCCATGGATGACGAGGCTGTTCAAGCGCTGGCACTTTTAGCAAACGGAGATGCTCGGAACGCCCTGAATACATTGGAGATTGCCGCCAAAATATCCCCTCTTGTGGATAACGCCATACACATCACGAAGGATGTGCTGTCAGAGGCTCTCCAGAAGACGCATTTGCTCTACGACCGCACCGGGGAGGAGCACTACAACATCATTTCTGCGCTCCATAAATCCATGCGCGGAAACGATGCGGATGCCGCCCTCTACTGGCTGGGCCGAATGCTCGAAGCTGGAGAAGATCCGCTCTACGTGGCTCGTCGGCTCGTTCGGTTCGCTGCGGAAGATGTCGGTCTCGCAGATCCGGCTGCGCTCGTCCAAGCCGTTGCAGCATATCAAGCGTCCCATCTGCTTGGGTTGCCGGAATGCAATGTAGTCCTCGCACAATGTGTTGCCTATCTAGCCAAAGCACCAAAATCAAACGCCCTGTATGAAGCATACGGAGCCGTTCAACAAGATATTCGCGATCTCCCGAATGAGCCAGTGCCGCTTCACATCCGAAATGCACCCACCAAGCTCATGAAAAATCTTGGCTACGGCAAAGACTATAAATACACTCCCGCTTTTAAAAACAAAGAAGATGCAAAGCAGGAATTTTTACCCGTAAAACTCCAAGGCAAAAAATACCTCAAATAA
- a CDS encoding rhodanese-like domain-containing protein has protein sequence METLSVTDLKTKLDSGETLMLVDLQDAANFEHRHIPGAVNIPLDDKCAETCTAVLKDKDATIIVYGEFDELGKGSQATDVLSAAGYTKLIRLTGGLMGWMEAGYAVEGGKAS, from the coding sequence ATGGAAACACTTTCTGTCACGGATTTGAAAACAAAGTTAGACTCAGGCGAGACGCTCATGCTCGTTGATCTGCAGGACGCAGCTAACTTTGAGCATCGCCACATTCCTGGGGCAGTGAATATTCCGCTCGATGACAAGTGCGCCGAGACCTGCACCGCTGTCCTTAAAGACAAAGATGCCACTATTATTGTCTACGGCGAATTCGACGAACTCGGCAAGGGTTCGCAGGCAACAGATGTCCTCTCAGCTGCGGGGTACACGAAGCTCATCCGATTGACTGGCGGACTCATGGGCTGGATGGAGGCTGGGTATGCTGTTGAGGGCGGAAAAGCATCCTAG
- a CDS encoding RsmB/NOP family class I SAM-dependent RNA methyltransferase encodes MRDPLPNALRDRLTKQWGTGTYSAMLRAFSVAQKPTLRVNTLKSSDEAVMAVFRDEQIMFERIKAVPHAFLIKNRTDDELLGHPLAKDGKIYLQGISSMIPPVILEPRAGERILDLCAAPGSKTTEIAMMTNNAAEIIATEDNEVRFQKLENTIRVQSAKVNARHTDGTLLHKEFPEYFDKILVDAPCSAEGRININEKRTFGFWSEKNIVEHAKLQRRLLRAAVGCLKPGGTLVYSTCTLAPEENEQMVEWLITEFPQMKPVEISLPLQNAKKTAHKTITMLPDERMEGFFVAKLTKLA; translated from the coding sequence ATGCGCGATCCTCTCCCTAACGCCCTGCGCGACCGACTAACCAAACAATGGGGCACCGGAACCTATTCCGCGATGCTCCGGGCTTTTAGCGTAGCCCAAAAACCCACCCTCCGCGTCAATACACTCAAATCTTCAGACGAAGCAGTGATGGCTGTGTTTCGAGATGAACAAATCATGTTCGAAAGGATCAAGGCCGTGCCACACGCGTTTCTAATCAAGAATCGAACAGACGATGAACTTCTAGGACACCCGCTCGCGAAAGACGGGAAAATATATTTACAAGGAATCTCTTCAATGATCCCTCCGGTTATCCTTGAACCAAGAGCCGGAGAAAGGATCCTCGATCTTTGTGCTGCACCGGGGTCAAAGACAACAGAAATAGCCATGATGACGAATAATGCCGCCGAGATTATTGCCACAGAAGACAATGAGGTCCGCTTTCAAAAACTCGAAAACACTATTCGCGTTCAAAGCGCAAAAGTGAACGCGAGACATACGGACGGCACACTTTTGCATAAAGAATTCCCGGAATACTTCGATAAGATACTGGTCGATGCCCCGTGTTCAGCCGAAGGCCGGATCAACATCAATGAAAAACGGACGTTTGGTTTTTGGTCAGAAAAGAACATCGTCGAGCACGCAAAGCTCCAGCGTCGGCTCTTACGGGCCGCCGTGGGCTGCCTCAAGCCAGGTGGAACGCTTGTCTATTCAACCTGCACCCTTGCACCCGAAGAAAACGAACAAATGGTTGAATGGCTCATTACTGAGTTCCCTCAGATGAAGCCCGTTGAAATCTCGCTCCCGCTGCAAAATGCGAAAAAAACTGCGCATAAAACTATCACCATGCTGCCGGACGAACGCATGGAAGGATTTTTCGTCGCCAAACTTACAAAGCTAGCTTAA
- a CDS encoding ComEC/Rec2 family competence protein, with amino-acid sequence MKVTPSRALRVLLGVFICGVAIYSFFPGFAPRPNSVAFYLGKDASVTGVIMRHQAGKKSDKVTLERLTVNGEEVLDKVLLYLPAGAKAELGDKVGVHCNLYKPHPFADFQYDRWLAARQIFALCRSSNSPFVLEREAAQGPRVWLGNLHTTAVEYIDASIPDPHAQLLAGLLLGDNAFTDEWKEQFIRTGTSHVVAASGYNVALVSSLAFAFLVYAGLRRQYAFPFVIAAVAGFVIIAGAEAAVTRAGIMGVIGLSATQLGRKSSAKTALLLTAAIMLALEPRLLRDDPGFQLSVLSTMGLMAFAKPIAQKIDWIPERFGIRESFACTLAATLATLPISIFSFHRVSLVGPLTNLIILPFVPYAMATGTIGVLSQAVLNSLDLRSLPNLLAFPGWLLLEIILDVIQAMANLPFAVLNL; translated from the coding sequence ATGAAGGTAACGCCGAGCAGAGCTCTCAGAGTTTTGCTCGGTGTTTTTATTTGTGGTGTAGCTATCTACTCGTTCTTTCCTGGATTTGCTCCTCGTCCAAACTCTGTTGCCTTTTATCTTGGGAAAGATGCGAGCGTGACGGGCGTTATCATGAGGCATCAGGCGGGGAAGAAGAGTGACAAAGTGACGCTTGAGCGATTAACCGTGAATGGGGAAGAGGTTCTTGATAAGGTGTTGCTTTATCTTCCGGCTGGTGCAAAAGCCGAGCTTGGGGACAAGGTGGGGGTTCACTGTAATTTGTATAAACCACATCCGTTTGCCGATTTTCAGTATGACCGCTGGTTAGCTGCCAGACAGATTTTTGCTTTGTGCAGGAGCAGTAATTCGCCCTTCGTGCTAGAGCGTGAAGCCGCGCAAGGTCCGCGAGTTTGGTTGGGCAACCTTCATACCACCGCGGTTGAGTATATTGACGCTTCGATACCAGACCCGCATGCCCAGTTACTTGCGGGTTTACTACTTGGCGATAATGCTTTTACTGACGAGTGGAAAGAACAGTTTATTCGTACTGGCACTTCGCACGTGGTGGCTGCGAGCGGATACAACGTGGCGCTTGTGTCATCACTCGCGTTTGCCTTTCTTGTTTATGCAGGCCTGCGCAGACAATACGCTTTTCCGTTCGTGATCGCTGCGGTTGCGGGATTCGTCATTATTGCCGGAGCCGAGGCGGCAGTGACGCGTGCGGGCATTATGGGCGTTATTGGCCTCTCGGCGACCCAACTCGGTCGGAAGAGCTCGGCGAAGACTGCATTATTGTTGACCGCTGCTATCATGCTTGCCCTTGAGCCGAGACTCCTTCGCGATGATCCAGGGTTTCAGCTGTCGGTCTTGTCGACCATGGGGCTCATGGCTTTTGCTAAACCAATCGCGCAGAAGATCGATTGGATCCCCGAGCGGTTTGGTATCCGCGAATCTTTTGCCTGCACCCTGGCCGCAACTTTGGCGACTCTGCCGATTTCTATTTTTAGTTTTCATCGTGTGTCTCTAGTTGGTCCGCTCACGAATCTAATCATTTTGCCTTTTGTTCCTTACGCCATGGCCACAGGAACGATCGGTGTTTTAAGCCAGGCTGTCCTTAACTCGCTTGACCTTCGCAGCCTCCCTAACCTTTTAGCCTTTCCCGGTTGGTTATTGCTCGAGATTATTCTCGACGTTATCCAGGCAATGGCGAACCTTCCATTCGCGGTACTTAACCTTTGA
- a CDS encoding Glu/Leu/Phe/Val dehydrogenase encodes MPNFYQNFLKQLDRALVLDQDMQKQSDDFKTPQQIWERTILLKKDNGETIELPAFRIQHNNWCGPYKGGIRFHPDVNKDEVKALASLMSFKTAVAGIPMGGGKGGVAVDPKTLSVREKDEVAREYARTFRDVLGPTKDVPAPDVNTTSREMDIIAEEFGHPAVVTGKSIEHGGSLGRDTATAQGGWYVLSALKEKLFLDPETFTVAIQGFGNAGATFADICVRHEVRVVAVSDSKSGIYAEAGLDVAAVHAYKESTGSLVGFPGAQQITNAELLELECGVLVPAALESQITEENAPRIKAKVILELANGPTTVEADDILFGKGIVVIPDILANAGGVTVSYFEWDQNMKSEKWTAEQVDEKLKTHMEEAARRVWAFKEQFKTDLRRAAFYVALDRMIASKPIH; translated from the coding sequence ATGCCCAACTTCTATCAGAATTTTCTCAAGCAGCTTGATCGGGCGCTCGTGCTTGATCAGGATATGCAGAAACAGAGCGACGACTTTAAGACGCCGCAACAGATTTGGGAGAGAACCATTCTTTTAAAAAAAGATAACGGGGAAACCATTGAATTGCCGGCGTTCCGCATTCAGCACAACAATTGGTGCGGCCCGTATAAGGGAGGAATTCGTTTCCACCCGGATGTGAATAAGGACGAGGTGAAAGCGCTCGCTTCACTCATGAGTTTTAAGACTGCGGTTGCGGGTATTCCAATGGGCGGCGGAAAGGGCGGTGTGGCGGTTGACCCGAAGACCTTGTCCGTGCGCGAGAAGGACGAAGTCGCGCGTGAGTATGCTCGGACATTCCGCGATGTGCTCGGACCAACAAAAGACGTGCCCGCACCGGACGTGAATACGACAAGCCGCGAGATGGATATTATTGCGGAAGAATTCGGTCACCCTGCAGTTGTCACCGGTAAGAGCATTGAACATGGAGGTTCGCTCGGTCGTGATACCGCTACGGCGCAGGGAGGCTGGTATGTGTTGTCGGCTTTGAAAGAAAAACTCTTTCTCGACCCTGAGACATTTACCGTAGCAATTCAAGGTTTCGGAAATGCGGGTGCGACATTTGCCGACATCTGTGTGAGGCACGAGGTGAGAGTAGTTGCTGTTTCTGATTCAAAGAGTGGTATTTACGCTGAAGCGGGACTTGATGTCGCCGCCGTCCACGCATACAAGGAATCGACCGGATCACTGGTCGGTTTTCCTGGGGCGCAGCAGATTACGAACGCTGAGTTGCTAGAGCTAGAATGTGGCGTGCTAGTCCCAGCGGCACTTGAGAGTCAGATCACCGAAGAAAATGCGCCGCGTATCAAGGCGAAGGTCATTCTTGAGCTCGCGAATGGTCCCACCACGGTAGAAGCGGACGATATTTTGTTCGGCAAGGGAATAGTTGTCATTCCTGATATCTTGGCTAATGCCGGGGGAGTGACGGTCAGTTATTTTGAGTGGGATCAGAACATGAAGAGTGAAAAGTGGACTGCCGAGCAGGTGGACGAGAAGCTTAAAACGCACATGGAAGAAGCTGCTCGCCGCGTGTGGGCGTTCAAAGAACAGTTCAAGACTGATCTACGCCGTGCCGCTTTTTATGTGGCGCTTGATAGAATGATTGCATCTAAACCGATTCACTAA
- a CDS encoding Ig-like domain-containing protein, with product MRRRKSNHRPHGFLVIALAVILLTAGVWRFVELTKADITETVTVTATVLGCGDGIIQIGEDCDGANMNSHTCVTEGYAGGSISCSASCTLNTASCSAIASTGGGSTPLVVVSSTNEIFTGLAYPSSPITLLKDGQKFGTTTADAVGEFLIKANNFINGTYTFGFQATDSAGNFSALTTVTLTANGGTVTTPNIFISPSINPVSTVILPGDQLKITGQSTPRAAITINLSSPAGTLLATQQVTANSNGAYAATFNTTALRLAGAYSVTAQASLNNLTSTLSLPMSFTLGAAPIIYMPGDYNEDQRVNLVDFSIGLYWYKEQLSDAFKILEIRHGNGDGRLNLVDISIIAYWWTG from the coding sequence ATGCGAAGACGCAAGTCTAATCACAGGCCACATGGTTTTTTAGTCATAGCTCTCGCTGTCATATTACTAACGGCGGGAGTTTGGCGTTTTGTTGAATTAACTAAAGCAGACATCACGGAAACTGTGACTGTTACGGCCACAGTGCTTGGCTGTGGCGACGGCATCATCCAGATTGGGGAAGACTGTGATGGCGCAAACATGAACAGCCATACTTGTGTCACTGAAGGTTACGCCGGTGGCTCTATCAGCTGCTCAGCTAGCTGCACACTTAATACTGCCTCATGTTCAGCTATCGCCTCAACCGGCGGCGGTTCCACTCCACTCGTGGTGGTTTCTTCAACTAATGAAATCTTTACCGGACTAGCCTATCCAAGCAGCCCGATCACCCTCCTTAAAGACGGACAAAAATTTGGCACCACTACGGCGGATGCAGTTGGCGAATTCTTGATTAAAGCGAATAATTTTATAAACGGAACCTATACCTTTGGTTTTCAAGCTACGGATAGCGCTGGCAACTTCTCGGCGTTAACAACCGTCACCCTCACGGCCAACGGAGGCACCGTTACCACGCCAAATATCTTCATCTCTCCAAGTATTAACCCGGTCTCCACCGTCATCTTGCCCGGAGACCAGCTTAAAATCACCGGTCAAAGCACCCCCAGGGCAGCCATCACGATCAATCTCTCATCTCCCGCAGGAACATTACTAGCCACGCAACAGGTAACTGCAAATTCAAACGGTGCTTACGCCGCTACATTCAATACGACCGCCTTAAGACTAGCAGGAGCATACTCTGTAACCGCACAGGCCAGCCTCAATAATCTGACTAGCACGCTCAGTCTCCCCATGTCTTTCACCCTTGGCGCAGCCCCAATCATCTACATGCCCGGCGACTACAATGAGGATCAACGCGTCAATTTAGTAGATTTCTCCATTGGCCTCTACTGGTACAAAGAGCAACTCTCAGACGCATTTAAAATTCTAGAAATTCGCCACGGTAACGGCGATGGCCGTTTGAACTTGGTTGATATAAGTATCATTGCATATTGGTGGACAGGATAG
- a CDS encoding NAD(P)H-dependent oxidoreductase, whose amino-acid sequence MNIVVLLGTVRKGRQSEKPYRVILDLLKKKGAEVVAVDCADLDLPRFDGERYEHAGVKLLTSAVAAADAIIVVTPEYNHFIPGVLKDAIDFCRKREIMSKPLATVGVSSGAFGGVRAIKQLEAIWIGSKGIVLPVFLPTPMIEQFDEQNPPTDWLAKAESFVDLAIQMFTVIAEGKKIVAK is encoded by the coding sequence ATGAACATCGTCGTCTTACTTGGTACGGTTCGTAAAGGTCGTCAATCAGAAAAACCGTATAGAGTTATTTTAGATCTATTAAAAAAGAAAGGCGCTGAGGTGGTTGCGGTCGATTGCGCTGACCTCGACTTGCCGAGATTTGACGGCGAACGCTATGAACACGCAGGCGTAAAACTGCTCACGAGTGCGGTGGCCGCTGCTGACGCAATTATTGTTGTCACACCGGAATACAATCATTTCATTCCCGGGGTTCTGAAGGATGCGATTGATTTCTGTAGAAAGCGCGAAATCATGAGTAAGCCGTTGGCGACTGTTGGTGTCTCGAGTGGTGCGTTCGGGGGAGTGCGGGCTATTAAACAGCTCGAGGCTATTTGGATCGGTAGTAAGGGGATTGTCTTGCCGGTCTTTTTGCCAACACCGATGATCGAACAATTCGATGAACAGAACCCTCCTACGGATTGGTTGGCAAAGGCAGAATCTTTTGTAGATCTCGCCATTCAAATGTTCACTGTTATTGCTGAGGGAAAGAAAATCGTTGCGAAATAA
- a CDS encoding class I tRNA ligase family protein, with product MSYDHSSVDPKWQKRWEESGIFHAKDFGKEKYYILVEFPYPSGAGLHVGHPRSYTALDVVARKKRMEGKNVLFPMGWDAFGLPAENYAIKTGIHPSVVTKQNIDTFRRQLQSIGFSFDWSREINTTDPKYYRWTQWQFLQFFKAGLAYKAKAFINWCPKDKIGLANEEVIGGNCERCGTPVEKKEKEQWMLAITKYADRLIDDLKDVDYLPKIKKQQEDWIGRSEGAEITFGDIAVFTTRPDTIDGVTYVVLAPEHPLVEKMTTNEQRKEVASYLEDVKQKTEIERGDDSKEKTGVFTGSFVTNPFNGEKVPVWVADYVLGHYGTGAVMAVPEHDERDRTFAEKFELPIIDKPLVTFDEAVKKSGGTKKTTYKLRDWVFSRQRYWGEPIPLVHCEKDGWVAVPDDQLPVELPQVEKYEPTDNGESPLASIESFVNTTCPTCGGVAKRETDTMPNWAGSSWYFLRYADPHNDEAFASKKALKYWMPVDLYNGGMEHTTLHLLYSRFWNKFLFDQGLVPVSEPYQRRHSHGLIMAEDGTKMSKSVGNVVNPDDIVKEFGADTLRVYELFMGPFEEPVPWSMNGVVGVKRFLDKITRIGDRVGVDPCVDPLSVDRALHKAIKKVTADIEGFKFNTAVATMMTFVNEAQDKGISKESFEKFLQILVPFAPHTANELWEKLGHEGFVEAQSWPMFDPAMLIEEAVTMAVQINGKLRANISVPPDSADDEVVAVAKADENVKKYLTVEPKKTIVVKNKIVNFVV from the coding sequence ATGTCCTACGACCATTCTTCAGTTGATCCCAAATGGCAGAAGCGTTGGGAAGAGTCTGGCATTTTTCATGCTAAGGATTTCGGGAAAGAGAAATATTACATTCTCGTTGAATTTCCGTATCCATCTGGTGCCGGCCTGCACGTGGGTCACCCCAGGAGCTATACGGCGCTCGACGTCGTAGCTCGCAAGAAAAGAATGGAGGGAAAAAATGTTTTGTTTCCAATGGGCTGGGATGCGTTCGGTTTGCCCGCGGAGAACTACGCCATTAAAACGGGAATACATCCGAGCGTCGTGACCAAGCAGAACATTGATACGTTCCGCCGTCAGCTGCAATCCATCGGTTTTAGTTTTGATTGGTCGAGGGAGATCAATACAACGGATCCGAAATATTACCGCTGGACGCAGTGGCAGTTTTTGCAGTTTTTCAAAGCCGGACTCGCCTATAAGGCGAAGGCGTTTATTAATTGGTGTCCCAAAGATAAAATTGGCCTAGCTAACGAAGAAGTTATTGGCGGCAATTGCGAACGCTGTGGAACTCCCGTCGAGAAAAAAGAAAAAGAACAGTGGATGCTCGCCATTACTAAGTATGCAGACCGATTGATCGATGATCTGAAAGACGTCGACTATTTGCCGAAGATTAAAAAGCAGCAGGAAGATTGGATTGGCCGAAGCGAAGGCGCCGAAATTACATTTGGCGATATTGCTGTTTTTACAACACGTCCGGACACAATCGACGGCGTGACGTATGTCGTACTCGCTCCTGAACATCCGTTAGTCGAAAAAATGACAACCAACGAGCAGAGAAAGGAGGTTGCGAGTTATCTTGAAGATGTAAAGCAGAAAACCGAGATTGAGCGCGGTGATGATTCCAAAGAAAAGACGGGCGTATTTACGGGTTCGTTCGTGACAAATCCATTTAATGGCGAAAAAGTTCCAGTTTGGGTGGCTGATTACGTGCTTGGACATTATGGAACTGGTGCAGTGATGGCTGTGCCAGAGCATGATGAGCGTGATCGGACGTTTGCCGAGAAGTTCGAATTGCCAATTATCGATAAGCCATTGGTGACCTTCGACGAGGCAGTCAAAAAGTCTGGTGGTACAAAGAAAACCACCTACAAACTCCGCGATTGGGTATTTTCTCGTCAGCGTTACTGGGGCGAGCCGATTCCGCTCGTCCATTGTGAGAAAGACGGATGGGTTGCGGTTCCGGACGATCAACTGCCGGTCGAATTGCCACAGGTCGAGAAATACGAACCGACTGATAACGGCGAATCGCCGCTTGCTTCTATCGAGTCATTCGTGAACACCACGTGTCCTACATGTGGGGGAGTTGCGAAGAGAGAGACTGACACTATGCCGAACTGGGCGGGGTCTAGCTGGTACTTTTTGCGCTACGCGGATCCGCATAATGATGAGGCGTTCGCGTCAAAGAAAGCGTTGAAGTATTGGATGCCCGTTGATTTGTATAACGGCGGCATGGAGCACACCACGCTCCACTTGTTGTACTCGCGCTTCTGGAACAAGTTTCTGTTTGACCAGGGATTGGTGCCAGTCAGCGAGCCATATCAGCGTCGTCACTCTCATGGTTTGATCATGGCTGAAGACGGTACGAAGATGAGTAAGTCTGTCGGCAATGTTGTAAATCCTGATGATATCGTGAAGGAATTCGGCGCTGACACGCTCCGTGTTTACGAACTGTTCATGGGGCCATTCGAGGAGCCAGTGCCGTGGAGCATGAATGGCGTAGTCGGTGTGAAACGTTTTTTGGATAAAATAACCCGAATCGGTGATCGCGTAGGGGTCGACCCATGCGTCGACCCTCTCTCCGTGGATCGCGCATTGCACAAGGCCATCAAGAAGGTGACGGCGGATATTGAGGGTTTTAAATTCAATACCGCGGTCGCCACCATGATGACGTTTGTGAACGAGGCTCAGGATAAGGGAATTTCCAAAGAGAGCTTTGAGAAGTTCTTGCAGATTCTGGTTCCTTTCGCTCCTCACACTGCTAATGAACTTTGGGAAAAGTTGGGTCATGAAGGATTTGTAGAAGCGCAGTCTTGGCCGATGTTTGACCCGGCCATGCTGATTGAAGAAGCTGTGACCATGGCGGTCCAAATCAACGGTAAGTTGCGGGCGAATATCTCTGTGCCCCCGGATTCTGCAGATGATGAGGTTGTTGCGGTCGCGAAGGCCGACGAGAATGTAAAAAAGTATTTGACTGTGGAACCAAAGAAGACGATTGTGGTGAAGAATAAGATTGTGAATTTTGTGGTGTGA
- the ndk gene encoding nucleoside-diphosphate kinase, which produces MAEVQKTLVLVKPDALQRELAGEVIHRLERKGLKIVAMKMAHLDEVTLREHYGHLQEKVWFPSLLQFMMQTPVIAMVLEGLDAIETVRLIVGATNPRAADAGTIRADLSMNVPSNMVHASDSIEAAAAEVKRFFKDDEIFAYEKLTDKFHFGEGV; this is translated from the coding sequence ATGGCCGAAGTACAAAAAACATTAGTGTTGGTGAAACCAGACGCTTTGCAACGCGAACTTGCTGGTGAAGTTATTCACCGCTTGGAACGAAAGGGCCTCAAGATTGTGGCGATGAAAATGGCACATCTCGATGAAGTCACGCTCCGCGAGCACTACGGCCATCTCCAAGAGAAGGTTTGGTTCCCGTCACTCCTCCAGTTCATGATGCAGACCCCGGTGATTGCCATGGTGCTTGAAGGACTCGACGCGATTGAAACGGTCCGCCTCATTGTGGGCGCTACAAATCCACGTGCCGCTGACGCCGGAACTATCCGCGCCGACCTGTCCATGAACGTCCCTTCAAACATGGTCCACGCTTCTGACTCTATCGAAGCCGCCGCCGCCGAGGTGAAGCGTTTCTTTAAAGATGACGAGATTTTTGCCTACGAAAAGCTGACCGATAAGTTCCACTTTGGTGAGGGTGTGTAA
- the murA gene encoding UDP-N-acetylglucosamine 1-carboxyvinyltransferase, producing MNILKVTGGKPLHGSVKIAGAKNAASKMMIACLLTADEVTLENVPLQQESEIARELITMLGAKTELVDHTLKIQVKEIATTSAMQLSRKNRLAILALAPLLHRAGEGYVPTLGGDKIGPRPVNFHIDVLEKMGATIEADTEGYRATVKGGLKGTLIELPYPSVGTTETAILAGVLAKGRTVIKNAAIESEILDLILMLQKMGAIIEMGAGRHIEITGVEKLHGCTHRILPDRMEAASYASMALATRGEIFCEGAEHRDMITFLNAVRRMGGEYVVEESGIRFIGSKKYNGLQIETDTHPGFMTDWQQPLVVALTQAEGTSVVHETVFQERFAYAEELVKMGADITLFENCLGEVSCRFKDQNYKHSAVIKGPTALKPATELKVPDIRAGLAYVIAALVADGESTLTGIEHLERGYEDLFGKLRSVGADISVE from the coding sequence ATGAACATTTTGAAAGTCACGGGTGGAAAACCGCTTCACGGTTCAGTCAAAATTGCCGGTGCAAAGAATGCCGCATCAAAAATGATGATCGCGTGCTTGCTGACTGCTGACGAAGTCACGCTCGAGAACGTGCCACTGCAGCAGGAGTCTGAAATCGCTCGCGAACTCATTACCATGCTCGGCGCGAAGACTGAACTAGTCGACCACACCCTGAAGATTCAGGTGAAAGAGATCGCTACGACTTCAGCTATGCAACTGTCACGCAAGAACCGCCTGGCGATTCTCGCGCTTGCGCCGTTGCTTCATCGTGCGGGGGAGGGCTATGTCCCAACCCTCGGTGGCGACAAAATTGGGCCTCGACCAGTGAATTTTCATATTGATGTCCTTGAGAAAATGGGTGCAACTATTGAAGCGGATACTGAAGGGTACCGAGCAACGGTGAAAGGCGGTCTCAAAGGAACGCTGATTGAACTGCCATATCCATCAGTAGGTACGACTGAAACTGCGATTTTGGCTGGCGTGCTCGCGAAGGGTCGAACAGTGATTAAGAACGCGGCCATTGAATCCGAGATTCTCGATCTCATTTTGATGCTCCAGAAGATGGGCGCGATTATTGAGATGGGTGCTGGTCGTCATATTGAAATTACTGGGGTCGAAAAATTGCACGGCTGTACGCATCGCATTTTGCCGGATCGTATGGAGGCGGCGAGCTATGCTTCAATGGCACTTGCGACTCGTGGTGAGATCTTCTGCGAGGGTGCAGAACATCGAGATATGATCACTTTTCTGAATGCTGTCCGACGAATGGGCGGGGAGTACGTTGTTGAAGAAAGCGGTATTCGTTTTATCGGCTCAAAGAAATATAACGGTTTGCAGATTGAAACCGATACGCATCCCGGTTTTATGACTGATTGGCAGCAACCGCTTGTCGTGGCGTTGACGCAGGCCGAGGGAACGAGCGTGGTACACGAAACGGTTTTTCAGGAAAGATTCGCGTACGCAGAAGAACTCGTAAAGATGGGCGCGGATATTACGTTGTTCGAGAATTGTCTCGGCGAGGTGTCATGTCGCTTTAAGGACCAGAATTACAAGCACTCCGCAGTCATTAAGGGACCGACGGCGTTGAAGCCTGCGACTGAACTTAAAGTGCCAGATATCCGTGCTGGTCTTGCATATGTCATCGCCGCGCTCGTTGCTGACGGGGAGTCGACGCTGACTGGCATCGAGCATCTTGAGCGCGGGTACGAGGATTTGTTTGGTAAGCTTCGATCAGTGGGTGCCGATATCTCTGTTGAATAA